The following nucleotide sequence is from Bacteroidota bacterium.
CAACCACCCTTTGCTCTATCATTTAGGTTGAGGTTATGTTTTTTATAAAATGGTTTTGACCAAAAACTTTGAACAATCTTAATCATAACTGCACTCAAAAATATCTTGTAAACGATAGTTAAATATGTAAATTATTTTTGAATTTATGTCTATATATATTGCAATTATAATATGTGAACTTTGGACACATATAAAATCCTAGCAATGAAGACATAATTAGACCTTGTTATTGTAGGAAACCATTTTAACCTATTTGTTTTGAAAGATATTGAATGGAGAAGTTATAGTGGAAGAGTTAAGGTCAATACAAAAAACATATGGCTTCCCGTTTTGTAATATAGTTTTATAAAAACAGATTACACTATATAAAACAATTTACATGCATTAAAAATTCAATAAACATTAATTATTTATTCATGGATTTATATATTTAATAATAATCTCTACTCTCCTATTTCTGCTCCTGCCATAATCAGATGAATTATTATCAATTGGGTATTTACTTCCTTTACCATAAAATTGTATTTTACTACCAGTTACTACATTAAGAGAAGAAATATATTCTGATACTGACTGTGCTCTTTTTTTGGAGAGTACATCATTATATAAATCGGTACCTATGTCATCAGTATGACCAATAACAGTGATAGAATCAATAGGAGTATTTATTTGATCTAAAACCGAATCAATTTTCTGGTAAAGCATTAAAGTTGGTTCGTAGCTATCAAAGGCAAACAATAGATCATTAAACAATAATATGGTATCTGTGGGATATGCCGGAAGAGTATTAGCATTTTTATTTTTATCAATACTACAATTGTCATAGATGTTAAATAATGAACAATTTACAGGATGTCTGTTGTTTTGATGATATATTTCACTTTTTGTTTTTAATATTATTGAAGTGTCATGTGTTGTGTTTAGAGGTATTAGTTCAATATTATCAACAAAGTAATAATAATCATGATATTCTTGAATTTCGCCCTTTTTAGGTTGCATACGCATATCTTGATCGTTTATGAAGTTTCCTATAATAATATAATTTGCTTCAGATTTCGCAATAAATTCATAGCTTACTTTTAACCATTCTTTACCCTTCTTATATTGTAAGAGGGATTTATTATTCTTAATCTCAATTTGCGGTGTGATATCCAGAATATTATATGGCTGGCTCAAAACTAAAGTGTCTGAGAATAAAATTCCAAGACTATTAATAAAAAGATTTTCAGGTAAAATTTCAAGTGTGATTCTATATTTTTTTCCATATTGTAAATTATCTCCTAATCTTGATTGTAGATATGATCTAACATTATTTACGGATAAATTATATACAACAAACCCAGAATAGTTAAAACTATAACGGGCAACATTCGTTGCTAAAATTGAACAGGTTTGTCTCCATGCTTCTGGAGAGCAAGGAGCATTCATTTCGGTACAGATGTTAACATCTTCAAAATTACCATTTAGTATGAGATTTTGTGCGAAACTTATCTTTGCTACAAACAGTGCAATAAATAGATAATATATTCTTCGTGTCATTTTAAGCTGTAGATAAATACTAGTTGACCAATAATTAATAAATTCAGTCTAAATGTCAGATTTGTAAATTATTATGTGACAAAATTGTTTTCTAATGCCGTAAATATAATAATACTTCTAACACGAACTTTGAAATGTTCTTTCTTAAGAATCATTAATAATATGAAGATGTAGACTCTAATCAATTTGTCGGTTATTAATTTCAATATGGCCAATAGTATTGAACCTTCATTATAAAACTTATATTTGTTTTATAATTTTTCAGAGAGTGCGACATAGATATTACTAGTTATAAAACGTGGAATTCTAAGAAAGTATTGTAGTAATTACATTTAAAATTGCACGTTTTATTGACAGTTGGTACTAAAGTCAAGGAATTAAAAATAAATAATTAAAGTTATATACAAAGTTAAAAATATGGCAAATATAATTTTCACGAATAAGTGTAATATAAGTTGTCCTTTTTGTTTTGCTACTGAGAATAATGAGGCAAATAAACAGTCGAATGATAAATTCAATATTTCAAAAGCATGGAGTATCAGTACCTTTATTAATAGTAAAAACTTTCGGTTCTGTGGTGGTGAACCTACCCTAAATCCAGAGATTAAAGAAACTATGGATTCTTTGTTAAATGGAGGGTATAAGCTGTTTTTCATGACCAACGGTATTTGGCCATCCGAATTTAAATCTTACTATGCGTCTTTGCATGATTCCCAGAAATTAAACATTAGTTTTTTGTTTAACGTATTGCCTCCTGAATTATATAGCCAAAATCAATTAAGTATACTTAATTCTACTTTAACAGATTAAACAAAACCCTTGTAAACATTGATATTTCAAGGAAATTCAGTATCTTCAATGCACAGAAAAACAGGCTTATCGTTCCGAAAAATGTTTAATACAACGTAAAAATAATAATCGATATGGAAAAACACTGACCTCTGTAATAGAGCGAGTTAGTGTTCACCTTAATGATTATCAGCATGTATTTTGTAATTCAACAAAGAAGTTCTTTGACAAAGCACAGCAATATTCATTAGGAATAATACAAAGTCAGATGCGCAATATTGAAAGAATAAGCGAAGATTTGGGAGCTAACTACCATCAAATGCAGCACTTTATAACTGAGTCTAACTGGGATCATCGAGTTTTGATAAATCAAGTAGCCCAGGAAGTAAGCCAGGTTTTACCCAAAAGAAAACTTACAGGATTGATTATTGATGAAAGTGGTTGGGTAAAAAAAGGCGACCATAGCGTAGGCGTTGGACATCAATATTGTGGGAATGTAGGGAAACTATCAAATAGTCAGGTTGCGGTATTTGCTTGTTTAAGTAATGGGGATTTTGCATCAATGGTTGATGCCCGACTATACCTTCCCAAGGCTTGGTGTGACGACAAGACAAGATGCGAAAAAGCAGGCGTTCCTGTAAAGCACCGAACATTTAAAACTAAGCTCGAACTGGCATTAGAAATTATTCGCCAGCAAGTAACCAATGGCATCATCTTCGATTTTATTGGAGGCGATGGTTATTATGGTAACGATGTGGATTTTGCCAGCAGCATAGATTTGCTTGGTTATCTGTACATGCTGGATATCCATAAAGACCAAAAAATATATTTGGAACGTCCTGACTTGGCTATTCCCGAGCGAAAAAGCAATAAGGGTCGTGAACCCAAGAAATTAAAAGCAACTACAGACGAATTAAGTGTATCAAAATATTTACAGACTTTAAATGACGAAAATTGGCAGCGTATTAGTGTTCGTAATACAGCCAAAGGAGTTCTTGTAGCTGACTATCATTTTATAAAGCTTTGGATAATCAATAACAGTAAAATGCAAGTAGAGCAAAGGTTACTGGTTATCCGTAAAACGAAAACCAAAGAAGGCAAGGACGAAATAAAATATTCTTTTACCAATGCTAATCTTGAACAATACACTAAGAAAGCTATAGCCTATATGCAAGCACAACGGTACTTTGTAGAACATTGCATAAAAGAATCAAAACAGATACTCGGGCTAGACCAGTTTCAGACACGAAAATGGCTTGCATGGCAACACCAGGTTGCATTAAACTTTTTGGTCTCGTCATTTATTTTAAAAGAAAAATTGCATTGCTTTGATGATTTACCTTTACTATCGGCTCGTGATATTAAAGAATTTATCACTTTTAAACTTTATAAACAGATGACCGAAGAACAAATGATTGATAGAATTTATGACCGGCATTTAAAACGACAGCGTGATATAAATTACTCATATTCAAAATTGTAAATCTGTTAAAGTAGAATTAATTACGGTGCTATAATCGGCAATGGCTTTTTTATATTCCTCCATGGCCAGAAAGGTATTCGCACGGTAATAATAAATTTCAATGTCAGAAGGATTACTTTTAATGGCGTTATTAAATTCTTTTAAAGCTTCTGCATAATTCTTCTTCTCGTAAAAATCGAGACCTTTCTTGGTTGATGAGTCCTGAGCATAAATAGCAACAAGACTAAATAATGTAATAATGATTGTATAAAGAGGTTTTCTGTACATATGTGGCTACCTCCTCTGCATTTGTTGCCTTCGAGCTGCTTGTTGCCTTAGGTGCTGTTTTTGAAGGGCACGGTTGTGCATGACTTTATGTTGCTGAAACTGTCTTGTCCTCTTCAGAATAAGTGTGCGTTGTTTATTGATCGCTAGCTGGCTTCGTTTTTGTTTGACCGACTGATAATTGTTATCGCGCAATACCAGAACCTGGTCGCGGGTAGTACCACGTAATGTTATGTCCGATCGAGCATCCTTCAACGCCGGAGACTTCGTTACCTGCGGTTCTTGGCAAAACCCAAGGGCTGACAACGCAAGAAAAAACAGAAGAATTGTGAATGGTTTCATGAGGATAAAAATAAGTCAGTACATTTTCATTTACAAATGCTTTGACAACATCCAATAAAAAAGGTTTAATACAAAAAAAATAAAATTCTGCATTCGATGGCAAAATCGACGAAATACCTTAAATATCCATAAAACTACCCAAAAGGAATTATTGACCCTCTTTAAATGGAATAGTAAGTGTTACTGTGGTACCATTTTGCATTTCACTGGCGACCTTTATTTCTCCATGGTTGAGCTGAAAGCTTCCCCTAATTAGTAGCATTTAAAATTAAACTTTTTAAATTAATGTTTATGTCCTGTTGAAATGTGGGAAACTTTGTTGGGCCTTGTGGGCGGTGAAGTTTTCCATATTTCAATAGGAATGATACCGGAGTGTGGTACATCAGCGAACTATGGGGTCGCTCATTATTGTAAGACCATAGCCATGCATTTGAGATTAGTTGTGCCTGTCGGATGTTTTCAAATAGGTAACTATCCAGAACTTCTTCACGATAGCTTCTGTTGAATCGCTCTACATAACCATTTCTATGCGGTTTTCCTTTGGGAATAAACTTGAGTTTTATATTCTTATCGTTTGCCCAGTCTTCCATAGCCTGGGCGATAAATTCCGGCCCATTATCAACCCTTATGTGTTCGGGTTTGCCTCTCCAGTCGATTAATCGTTCCAGTTCCCTGATTACCCGCAGACTTGTAATACTTGTACCTAAGGTGATAGTCAAAGCTTCCCGGTTAAAATCATCGATTACATTAAATGTCCTGAATTTAACTCCGTTATTAAGCACATCATGCATAAAATCCATGCTCCAGGTTAAGTTAGGTAATAGCGGCTGTAACAAGGACTCCTGCGGGCGCAATGGCAGCCTTCTTTTACATTTTCTTCTCAAGTTAAGCTTCATCTCGGTATAAACCCGATAAACTCTTTTATGGTTCCAGAAATGATTTAATTGCCGCAGGTGATAGTGCATCATCCAAAATCCCCACCGGCGATGAACCTCTGCTAGTTCTGCCAGCTTGTCCTTAATTTCCTGATCATTCCCCGCAATGGGTTGATAATAATATACACTCTGGTATATATTAAATAGCACACAGGCCTGCCGAATGCTCAACGTGTGCCTTTGTTGAGCATAGGTTACCAATTCCCGTTTCTCTGCAGGCCTTAGAGCTTTTTTTTCAATTACATCTTTTAAAACCGTGATATGCAACGCCTGTTCAGCTACAATCTTCTTGTATTGCGAAAGTTCTCGTTCCAGTTCCTTAAGTCTTTTCAACTGGGTTACCTCCATCCCTGAATACTTTGATTTCCACTGATAAAAAGTTGGTTGGCTTATACCATGCTCCCGGCAGATATCCGAAACACTCTTGCCTTGGTCCTGCTCTTTCAGAATCTTGATGATTTGACTCTCTGTAAATTTTGTTGTTTTCATTCTACCAAAGTTAACGATTAAACTATATTTTTAATCGCTACTGTTTTGGGGGAAGCTTTCAGAGCAACATAAATTCGCGACAAAGAATAAGTCCCAAGCCTGTACCAACTTCACCATGGGTACCTTTGGTTGTTTCGGCTTTATCAATTTGAAAAAGTGATTTTAACCTGGCTTCGCTCATACCAATTCCAGAATCAGTGATCATTAATTCAAAAGCATCGCCGGCAGGCTTGCCATGTATTTGAATTATACCCTCGATTGAGGTAAACTTTATTGCATTTGAAATAAGGTTGCGAATTACCGTATTGATTGTAGGCATATCAAAATAGACCCTTACCTGAGTATCGAGTAAATTCTGAACTTGAATCTGTTTTTTTTCCATTGCCTCGCGATGAAGCAGCAGATTTTCGTCTATAACTGAATGCAATAAATGGTAACCTGGATCTATTGTTATTCGTTTCGATTGGGTACGTGCCCATTGAAGTAAGTTGGCAAGCAATTCGTGCAGACTGCTCGCTGCATCGAAAATTCCATGCAGAAATTTTAATTGTTTCTCCCTTTCAAAATCATCAAACCGATCGAGTAGCAACTCTGCAAGACCCAATATACTGTTTAATGGGTTCATCAGATCGTGGGCAATTATATTGAAAAACTTATCTTTAGTGGCATTTATCTGTTTCAGCTCTTCATTCTTCTGTGCAAGAGAATCTGCCTGAACCTGCAATTCGTGGGCTTGATCCTCAATTTTAAGGCTCCGCTGATTCAACTCGATATTTATATTCGTCAAATCGTTTGTAAATTTTAGTAACTGGTGATTTGATTCATCAAGTTGTTGTTTCTGCTTTTCGAGCAATTCATAATTTGATTTCAACTCTGTAGTTTTGGCAGCAACCTTGCGTTCAAGTATAATCTTTTGCATTTTGATGTTCGAAATGCGGTAACGGATAAAGAGCAGTATGCCTACAAACAATAAAAAAACCATGATGCCTCTAAACCACCAGGTTTGCCAATAGGGTGGATTAATGACTATTTCGAGCGAAATAGCTTGCGGATTCCAGACACCTTCGTGATTGGATCCCATCACCATAAATGTATACTTACCTGGACGTAAATGGGTATATGTTACCAATCGGTGCATTGCATCTGTTAGAATAAAATCTTGATCTACACCAATAAGTTTATATTTAAATAGATTGTACTCCGGAAATGCAAAACTGAGTGAGGAAAATTCGATTGCAATTACATCCTCACTATGATTGAGTATAATTTTATCTGTATATAAAATAGACTTCTGTAAAACTCCTTTTTTGTCAGAATCAATTGCTACCGGAACGAGAATGTTGTTTACCATAAGGCTGGTAAAGACCACAGGGGGTATCTCCGACCCTTTCCGGATACTGTCAGGGTAAAAGCTTGTATATCCCTTTAGTCCGCCAAAATATAACTCGCCAGAAGGTGCCTGGTAAGCACTTCCCCAGAAAAACTGATTCCCCTGTAATCCATCGTGTTCAAAATAATTTTCAATTTTTTTGTCCGGCACATTGTATTTACAGAGGCCCATGTTGGTGCCCATCCATAGATTCTGCAGGCTATCGCCCAGAATGGTATACACCACATCGTTTGAAAGCCCTTCGTTTAACGACACTTGTTCAAAACTGTTTAGGGACAAATTTTTATCGGAAAGATGAGCGATATGCAAGCCCTGGCTGTAAGTGCCTACAAACAAAAAATCAGGAAATAGTGCCTTATCGTAATAAAGTGAAATCACCCGGGGATCCTGCAGGCTATCTTGCTTTCCGCTGTGACTGGTAAAAAAACTGTGGCGAAAGGATTGATAAAAATTTGAACTATCCGAAGAGTTGAAGACAAAACGATGAAGCCCCCCATAAGTTCCCAGCCACAAGTTGTGGTATGCATCTTCTACAATGCAATTGCTTTGCACTGAGTAATTAGGATCGTAGCTTTGTTTGTTTTTGTTTTCATGAAAACGCTTTAACTCGTTCTGATGGGGTAGATACACATCAAGACCCTTTTCGGTACCAATCCATATATTGCCCCTGTGATCTTCGTAAAAACACATTACTATGTTATCCACCAGGGCTTTATGGTTTTTCTCCAGTTCAACCAGATTCTGAAATTTAGTACTCCCATCCTTAAGTAAAAAAGCCCCTGTACCCCAGGTTCCAATCCATATATTGTTTTTCGAATCCATAAAAAGGGTGGTAATAGAGCGGCTTGAGAAACTCAGACCTTTGTAGTTACCGGTACTAAGGTTATGTATTACTCCAGTTTGCTTATCAATAATTTCTATTCCATTGCTTAAAGTAGCAACCCAGGTATTTCCGTCTTTATCAATGGTGAAAGAACGTACAATTCCATCTTGTCGCTTAGCTTCCTCGTCTTCTTCACTTTTATAAGTGTTAAATGCTTTGGAATAGGGAAAAAAAGTATTCACGCCGCCATTGCTGGTACCCAACCAAACACTACCCGAATTATCCTGAAAAATGCATCTTATATCGCTACTCGACAAAGAAGTTGGAATTTTGCTGTTTCTACGGTATACCTTTAATGTATTATTTGCAACCCATTCAAACAATCCTTCACGAGTGGCAAAATAGCTTTTTCCATTCTCAAGCGTTTTGATTGCAAAAGCCTGATAGGTTAATATTTTTAAAAACTTTTGTTGAAGTGGATTGTATAGAAAAACTCCTTTGTCTGTACTCACCCACATTTTTCCATCGATATCAGCTTCCAAACTCTCAACATAAACCCCCTCCAAACCAGATTGATCGTCATCGGTACCAGAAAAGTATAAGACATTGCTGCTCTTAGGATCAATTACCTGGATTCCTCGATCGGTTGTGCCAATCCATATTTGATTTTGATTATCGAAAGTCAATTCAGTAACATTGTTGCTCACTAGTCTGCCTTTGGAGCTATTGGCATGACAATGCTGAATAACCTTAAAATTATAAGGATCGATGCAAAGAATACCTTTTTCTTCGCAGACAAGCCAAAGATTATTTTCAGCATCCTGTGCCATCCGAAAAATACGCTTTAGATTGCCAATAAGAGTATCGGATGTTTTATCCATTAACCGCACAAAAGATTCGGAATACTGATCATAATAAGCCAAGCCGTTCTCATTAGTCGCTACCCATAACCGGCCTGTATTGTCGACAAACAAATCGTTGATATAATTATTTGGTAGCGATGAAGAAGATGCGTTGTTTTTAAAAACTTTAAAACTATAGCCATCGAAACGATTGAGTCCATCGCTGGTGGCAATCCACAAAAAACCATTCGTATCTTGCTCGAAATCTACAATTACATAATTCGACAGCCCATCGTCGATGGAATAAGACCTGAATGCAATGTCTGCACCTTCAGTTTGTGCCCAAAGATTTAGGCTCAGAGCAATATCCACTGCCGCTAACAAGAACATTCGATAAAAACTCATCCCTTATTCCTCCCAAGCCTTAAAATACTAAAAAAATCGACAACTAATCATTGCCTGAGAAAAGTCATGAATACAACAAAGGCGCTCCCTTATTTTTTAAGTAGATTCCCAACAAGACGGAATCTACATTAAAAAGCTTTTTCAATTATCTTTATCGGGCCGAAAAATCTGTTGAATGAACAAAATTGAAATTGCCGGACGCATTGCCCATTTGCGCCATACCATCAACGAGCACAATTACCGCTACTATGTATTGGCTCAGCCAGAAGTGAGTGATTTTGAATACGATAGTTTGTTACACGAACTTATATTACTGGAAAAAGACAACCCGGAGTTTTTCGATCCGGCATCGCCCAGCCAGCGGGTTGGCAATGACAGTAACCAGGAATTTGAACAAGCCCAGCATGGTTTTCCTATGCTTTCGCTCGATAACACCTATTCAATCGAGGAAATAAGTGAATTTGAACAACGAAACAAGCGTTTACTTGACGAGGACTTCATCTATTGTTGCGAACTAAAATACGACGGGGCCTCCATTAGTCTTCGCTACGAAAACGGATTGCTTATGCGGGCCCTTACCCGGGGCGATGGTGAAAAAGGCGACGATGTTACTGCCAACATTAAAACTATTAAAAGTATACCGCTCCGACTTAAAACGAAAAATTATCCGAACAGTTTTGAAATAAGAGGCGAAGTTTTTATTCCACATGCAGGGTTTATTCGCATGAACGAGGAAAAGCGTGCTGCCGGAGAAGCAGAATATGCCAACCCGCGTAACACAGCCGCCGGAAGTTTAAAAATACAGAATCCGGCTATTGTTGCCACCCGCCCACTCGATTGCTTTTTGTATTACCTGATGGGAAGCCAACTCCCCACAAACAGTCACTTCCAGAATATGCAACTGGCTCACGAATGGGGCTTTAAGGTGCCTATGGAAATGAAGCTTTGCCACAACATGGCTGAGGTATTAGAATTTATTCAATATTGGGATGAGGCCCGAAAGCAGTTGCCCTATGATATCGACGGCATTGTTATCAAAATTAACGACCTGCAACAGCAAAAAGCCTTGGGTATGACTGCCAAGTCGCCCCGATGGGCCACTGCCTATAAATTTAAAGCCGAGCAAGCCGAGACAAAGCTTATAAGCATTGATTATCAAGTGGGCCGAACAGGTGCCATTACACCGGTAGCTAACCTTTCGCCCGTATTACTGGCAGGCACTACTGTGAAAAGGGCTTCTCTGCACAATGCTGATCAGATTGAATTATTAGACATACGGCTGAATGATTATGTGTATGTCGAAAAAGGAGGAGAAATAATACCTAAAGTAGTAGGCGTAAATAAAAACAGGCGCCTAGAGGGCTCCCCCTCGCTTCAATACATTAGCCATTGTCCCGAATGCCAGAGTCAGTTGGTGCGCAAAGAGGGCGAAGCCAAACATTATTGCCCCAACGAAAGAGGGTGCCCGCCGCAAATAAAAGGTAAGCTGGAACATTTTGTTTCCCGCAAAGCCATGGATATCGGAACAGCCGAAGCCACAATCGACCAGCTATTTAAAGCCGGTTATCTTAAGAGCATAGCCGATTTTTATACCCTCACCCGCGAACAATTGCTTGGGCTCGATCGATTTGCACAAAAATCAGCCGAAAAGCTTTTAGAAAGCA
It contains:
- a CDS encoding OmpA family protein; translated protein: MTRRIYYLFIALFVAKISFAQNLILNGNFEDVNICTEMNAPCSPEAWRQTCSILATNVARYSFNYSGFVVYNLSVNNVRSYLQSRLGDNLQYGKKYRITLEILPENLFINSLGILFSDTLVLSQPYNILDITPQIEIKNNKSLLQYKKGKEWLKVSYEFIAKSEANYIIIGNFINDQDMRMQPKKGEIQEYHDYYYFVDNIELIPLNTTHDTSIILKTKSEIYHQNNRHPVNCSLFNIYDNCSIDKNKNANTLPAYPTDTILLFNDLLFAFDSYEPTLMLYQKIDSVLDQINTPIDSITVIGHTDDIGTDLYNDVLSKKRAQSVSEYISSLNVVTGSKIQFYGKGSKYPIDNNSSDYGRSRNRRVEIIIKYINP
- a CDS encoding radical SAM protein — translated: MANIIFTNKCNISCPFCFATENNEANKQSNDKFNISKAWSISTFINSKNFRFCGGEPTLNPEIKETMDSLLNGGYKLFFMTNGIWPSEFKSYYASLHDSQKLNISFLFNVLPPELYSQNQLSILNSTLTD
- a CDS encoding IS701 family transposase, which codes for MRNIERISEDLGANYHQMQHFITESNWDHRVLINQVAQEVSQVLPKRKLTGLIIDESGWVKKGDHSVGVGHQYCGNVGKLSNSQVAVFACLSNGDFASMVDARLYLPKAWCDDKTRCEKAGVPVKHRTFKTKLELALEIIRQQVTNGIIFDFIGGDGYYGNDVDFASSIDLLGYLYMLDIHKDQKIYLERPDLAIPERKSNKGREPKKLKATTDELSVSKYLQTLNDENWQRISVRNTAKGVLVADYHFIKLWIINNSKMQVEQRLLVIRKTKTKEGKDEIKYSFTNANLEQYTKKAIAYMQAQRYFVEHCIKESKQILGLDQFQTRKWLAWQHQVALNFLVSSFILKEKLHCFDDLPLLSARDIKEFITFKLYKQMTEEQMIDRIYDRHLKRQRDINYSYSKL
- a CDS encoding tetratricopeptide repeat protein: MYRKPLYTIIITLFSLVAIYAQDSSTKKGLDFYEKKNYAEALKEFNNAIKSNPSDIEIYYYRANTFLAMEEYKKAIADYSTVINSTLTDLQF
- the ligA gene encoding NAD-dependent DNA ligase LigA — encoded protein: MNKIEIAGRIAHLRHTINEHNYRYYVLAQPEVSDFEYDSLLHELILLEKDNPEFFDPASPSQRVGNDSNQEFEQAQHGFPMLSLDNTYSIEEISEFEQRNKRLLDEDFIYCCELKYDGASISLRYENGLLMRALTRGDGEKGDDVTANIKTIKSIPLRLKTKNYPNSFEIRGEVFIPHAGFIRMNEEKRAAGEAEYANPRNTAAGSLKIQNPAIVATRPLDCFLYYLMGSQLPTNSHFQNMQLAHEWGFKVPMEMKLCHNMAEVLEFIQYWDEARKQLPYDIDGIVIKINDLQQQKALGMTAKSPRWATAYKFKAEQAETKLISIDYQVGRTGAITPVANLSPVLLAGTTVKRASLHNADQIELLDIRLNDYVYVEKGGEIIPKVVGVNKNRRLEGSPSLQYISHCPECQSQLVRKEGEAKHYCPNERGCPPQIKGKLEHFVSRKAMDIGTAEATIDQLFKAGYLKSIADFYTLTREQLLGLDRFAQKSAEKLLESIEASKKVPFERVLFALGIRYVGETVAKTLARQLKSMDNLIEASYDELLEIEEIGDKIALELKRHLADPYEISVIERLKASGLQFSITESLPSLGKQLDGKSLIISGIFEKYSRDELKILIEQHGGKNVSSISAKTDYLVAGDKIGPSKLEKAQKLGIQIISEEEFLSLIME